The proteins below are encoded in one region of Micromonospora yangpuensis:
- a CDS encoding Imm32 family immunity protein, with protein sequence MADGFVKWVRNASTGDSFQRQVTLLKGWGVNLVHPAKGVAVLLDIDGNGVDVAPERVAELIGQRVGREISVEWWLSADIDVTCSHVFYPRNQEVQTYHTDGLESAECDVVVSAVRNLFDADPENSKALVVDVRGDTVDFEWEEFLLYGKECDGGVLDTTAKTILISGNAAGLTSLARHLLTLAQPSAPAGSHLDFDDYCGWFEEGSFGVRIELE encoded by the coding sequence ATGGCCGACGGCTTCGTCAAGTGGGTAAGAAATGCCTCTACTGGCGATTCTTTTCAACGTCAGGTCACCCTGCTGAAGGGGTGGGGAGTTAATCTGGTTCATCCCGCGAAGGGCGTCGCAGTTCTACTCGATATCGACGGCAATGGCGTTGATGTCGCTCCGGAGCGCGTTGCCGAGTTGATCGGCCAACGAGTGGGTCGTGAAATTTCCGTGGAATGGTGGCTTTCTGCAGATATCGATGTTACGTGCAGTCATGTTTTCTATCCGCGCAACCAGGAAGTCCAGACCTATCATACTGATGGTCTCGAAAGTGCTGAGTGTGACGTCGTGGTTAGCGCAGTGCGGAACCTTTTTGACGCTGATCCGGAGAATTCCAAAGCTCTAGTGGTGGATGTTCGTGGCGATACTGTCGACTTCGAATGGGAGGAGTTTCTGCTATACGGGAAGGAGTGTGATGGTGGTGTGCTCGATACGACGGCGAAGACGATCCTTATCTCGGGTAACGCGGCCGGGCTTACTTCGCTCGCCCGTCACCTGCTCACCCTCGCGCAGCCCAGCGCACCGGCTGGATCGCACTTGGATTTCGACGACTACTGCGGCTGGTTCGAGGAAGGCTCTTTTGGGGTTCGGATCGAGCTGGAGTAG